From the Saccharomycodes ludwigii strain NBRC 1722 chromosome I, whole genome shotgun sequence genome, one window contains:
- the ERG9 gene encoding bifunctional farnesyl-diphosphate farnesyltransferase/squalene synthase (similar to Saccharomyces cerevisiae YHR190W | ERG9 | ERGosterol biosynthesis) — MGKVSQLISHPIELKSALKLKFLRQPLFPTDDTSATPELKKCYKLLNLTSRSFAAVIMELNPELRNSIMLFYLILRALDTVEDDMSIDPKVKVPVLREFASKLETSDWKFEGCAPTEKDRQVLLDFPCILKEYHKLKPEYQKVIKDITYKMGNGMADYILDENFNLNGVATIKDYDKYCHYVAGLVGDGLTQLIVLANFGTPDLYNENKQLMESMGLFLQKTNIIRDYAEDLNDGRSFYPQEVWCKYVKRLPDLAKNEDGKGVYCINDLVLNALSHVNDVLTYLSSIHEQSSFQFCAIPQVMAIATLALVFNNETVLHDNVKIRKGTTCYLILKSRTLKGCVEIFQYYLREIKSKLTVVDPNYLKINIQIAKCEQFIEEMYQDKLPPNVKPLETPIYLKVREKTKIDERLIPVLQNEEFKFNIILSMVVTAFAAIYFYH, encoded by the coding sequence ATGGGTAAAGTTTCACAACTAATCTCTCATCCAATCGAATTAAAATCtgctttaaaattaaaatttttacgTCAGCCATTATTTCCAACAGATGACACTTCAGCTACTccagaattgaaaaaatgcTATAAATTGTTAAACTTAACTTCTAGGTCTTTTGCAGCAGTGATTATGGAATTAAACCCAGAATTACGCAATTCGATCATGTTATTTTACTTAATTCTACGTGCATTAGATACTGTTGAGGATGACATGAGTATTGATCCAAAGGTCAAAGTTCCTGTTTTGAGAGAGTTTGCTTCCAAATTAGAAACTTCTGATTGGAAATTCGAAGGCTGTGCTCCCACTGAAAAAGATCGTCAAGTTTTGCTCGATTTTCCTTGTATTTTGAAAGAATATCATAAATTAAAACCCGAATATcaaaaagttattaaagATATTACCTATAAGATGGGCAATGGTATGGCTGATTATATTTTAGAtgaaaatttcaatttaaaCGGGGTTGCTACCATAAAAGATTATGATAAATACTGCCATTACGTTGCTGGTTTGGTTGGTGATGGATTAACCCAATTAATTGTTTTAGCCAATTTTGGTACCCCTGATttatataatgaaaataaacaactAATGGAAAGCATGGGGCtatttttgcaaaaaaCTAATATAATTAGAGATTACGCAGAAGATTTAAATGACGGCCGTTCCTTTTATCCTCAAGAAGTTTGGTGTAAATACGTCAAGCGTCTACCAGATTTGGCTAAAAATGAAGATGGTAAAGGTGTATATTGTATCAATGATTTGGTCCTAAACGCTTTGAGTCATGTTAACGATGTGCTAACTTATCTAAGTTCTATTCACGAGCAATCAAGTTTCCAATTTTGTGCTATTCCTCAGGTTATGGCTATTGCTACATTGGCtttagtttttaataacgAGACTGTTTTACATGATAATGTTAAGATTAGAAAGGGAACTACctgttatttaattttaaaatcaagAACATTAAAGGGGTGTGTGGaaattttccaatattatttacGTGAAATTAAATCTAAATTAACTGTTGTTGATCCAAATTacttgaaaataaatattcaaattgCAAAATGTGAACAATTTATTGAAGAAATGTATCAGGACAAGTTGCCTCCTAATGTCAAACCATTAGAAACCCCTATTTATTTGAAGGTTAGGGAAAAGACTAAAATTGATGAAAGATTAATACCTGTTTTACAGAATGAAGAATTTaagtttaatattattctaAGTATGGTTGTTACTGCATTTGCAGCCATATATTTCTATCactga
- the CAC2 gene encoding Cac2p (similar to Saccharomyces cerevisiae YML102W | CAC2 | Chromatin Assembly Complex) has protein sequence MEAHILQIYWHESKPIYSLTFPTSSAYTSKNIHNDRLITCGGDKKIRVWKFNLKTKEVKDNPDIVLQTVDSIDFLSSLIGFEQAVNVIRFNNSTGDILASAGDDGMVLLWKLCVENEEKYQNNTILRSTDDDECKESWYIWKKLRAPHSSEIYDLCWSPDDKYIVVGCMDNTLKIFDVIQGTFVFQTTNEGHCHYVQGVYWDPQDQYIVSMSADRAMCVYKIIRSNECNNNNIKELKLQNKVIKAEIDHFMVSLFHNETLPSFFRRLKFSPCGSLLITPSGVMRQGTGNNNSSVNYINTVYIFGRSNFKTPIGCIPNLPKPAIAIAFNPNFYEHSSNITQSAIKLPYKLVFAVATVNQVFIYDSSDLACIASVANLHYSPITDICWNPSGNIIMISSTDGFISYITLNCDKLFGKKTFLNQFDLKSKGTTPENIPDTFLKKNEMVPAINILIPRKK, from the coding sequence atggaagcccatattttacaaatttATTGGCATGAATCCAAACCTATTTATTCACTGACTTTCCCCACATCATCTGCTTATACatctaaaaatattcataatGATAGACTCATCACATGCGGTggtgataaaaaaatacgtGTTTGGAAATTCAACTTAAAAACCAAAGAAGTAAAGGACAATCCCGATATAGTTTTGCAAACAGTGGACAGCATTGATTTTTTGTCTTCATTGATAGGTTTCGAGCAAGCTGTTAATGTTATaagatttaataattccaCAGGTGATATTTTAGCAAGTGCAGGTGATGATGGTATGGTTCTACTTTGGAAACTATGtgttgaaaatgaagaaaaatatcaaaataatactatacTGAGATCTACTGATGATGACGAATGTAAAGAGTCATGGTATATctggaaaaaattaaggGCACCACATTCGAGTGAAATTTATGATTTATGTTGGTCTCCAGatgataaatatattgtaGTGGGATGCATGGATAATacattgaaaatatttgatgtTATACAGGGgacttttgtttttcaaactACAAATGAAGGACATTGCCATTATGTTCAAGGTGTTTACTGGGATCCTCAGGACCAATATATTGTTTCTATGAGTGCAGATAGAGCAATGTGTGTATATAAGATTATAAGGAGCAATGaatgtaataataataatataaaggAGCTAAAATTGCAAAATAAAGTCATAAAAGCTGAAATCGATCATTTTATGGTATCGCTTTTCCATAATGAAACTTTACCCTCATTTTTCCGAAGATTGAAATTTTCACCGTGTGGCTCTCTACTTATTACACCAAGCGGTGTGATGAGACAAGGGACTGGTAACAACAACTCTAGTGTTAATTACATCAATAcagtttatatttttggtaGAAGTAATTTTAAAACGCCAATTGGTTGTATACCAAACTTACCAAAGCCTGCGATTGCTATAGCATTTAATCCTAACTTTTATGAACATAGTTCGAATATTACTCAATCTGCTATTAAATTACCTTATAAATTGGTTTTTGCTGTAGCAACAGTTAATCAAGTTTTCATCTATGATAGTTCTGATTTGGCTTGCATTGCTAGTGTCGCTAATTTGCATTACAGTCCAATAACGGACATTTGTTGGAATCCTAGTGgtaatataattatgatTTCTTCTACGGATGGTTTTATAAGTTATATTACATTAAATTGCGACAAACTTTTTGGTAAAAAGAcctttttaaatcaattcGATTTGAAATCAAAAGGTACAACACCAGAAAACATTCCAgatacttttttaaaaaaaaatgaaatggTTCCAgcaattaatattttaattccaaggaaaaaatag
- the CUE1 gene encoding Cue1p (similar to Saccharomyces cerevisiae YMR264W | CUE1 | Coupling of Ubiquitin conjugation to ER degradation (paralog of YML101C | CUE4)), with amino-acid sequence MDQSTTIFVICIIIGFFMIKWFFKGEAHPSLSSTQSARTTNFASNGTTSGNTGSSTNNNNVRNRRRPRRVVTQDMIEVVQSLAPYLTVDQIQYDLEKTGSVEATVDNVLRDGSLPFPPGYQAPAPTSPTSTQNNSNNVNVNGSSTIIDPKKISNIKSDNLLTKYNVDPNEDLSSWNCKELSIEDKKKYMVWKARKNLEKELGLIR; translated from the coding sequence atggATCAATCAACTACTATATTTGTCATTTGTATTATAATAGGATTTTTTATGATAAAATGGTTTTTTAAAGGAGAAGCTCATCCTTCCTTATCGTCTACACAATCCGCAAGAACTACTAATTTTGCCTCCAATGGAACAACTTCCGGTAACACTGGTTCCTCtacaaacaataacaatgtgCGTAATAGAAGAAGACCTAGACGTGTTGTTACTCAGGATATGATCGAGGTGGTACAAAGTTTGGCTCCATATTTAACTGTGGATCAAATTCAATACGATTTAGAAAAGACTGGTAGTGTAGAAGCCACCGTTGATAATGTTCTAAGAGATGGTAGCTTGCCATTTCCACCAGGATATCAAGCACCAGCGCCAACTTCACCAACATCTACTCAAAACAACAGTAACAATGTCAACGTTAATGGATCGTCAACCATAATCGATCCTAAAAAGATTTCTAATATCAAGTCTGATAATTTATTGACCAAATATAACGTTGATCCAAATGAAGATTTAAGTTCTTGGAACTGCAAAGAGTTGTCCAttgaagataaaaaaaaatatatggtTTGGAAAGctagaaaaaatttagaaaaagaattaggATTAATTcgttaa
- the NDI1 gene encoding NADH-ubiquinone reductase (H(+)-translocating) NDI1 (similar to Saccharomyces cerevisiae YML120C | NDI1 | NADH Dehydrogenase Internal) produces MLSATYKNKIVNRAAINLLAAQRYASTSPSGPSGSTSNAAGVSSFTTTTKVISPNTSNSKPNVVILGTGWGAISFLKHIDASKYNVTVVSPRSFFLFTPLLPSCPVGTVDEKSIIEPVVSFALKKKNGNVSYYEAEATSINPERNTVTIKSVNNVSNITGESKEVSTGLKKDDTAELKYDYLVSAVGAEPNTFGIPGVKEHGLFLKEIQHSLAIRKRFIANVEKANLLPKGDPERKRLLTIVVVGGGPTGVETAGELQDYVDQDLKRFMPSIAEEVQIHLVEAMPVILNMFEKKLSSYAASVLEKTTIKLQLRTAVGKVEADHLIAKTKHADGSVTEQNIPYGTLIWATGNKARPIVTDLFKKIPEQNESRRGLAVNSNLLVKGSKNIFAIGDNAVAGFAPTAQVAHQEAEYLAKVFEKLAAKNLHKELSTSSKPEVVLENNGVNPFKYIHLGALAYLGAERAIANITYGKRSFYTGGGLFTFYVWRVLYVSMILSARSRFKVISDWIKLAFFKRDCFKEL; encoded by the coding sequence atgttgtcTGCTACctacaaaaacaaaatcgTCAATCGTGCTGCCATCAATCTATTGGCAGCCCAAAGATACGCCTCAACTTCTCCCTCTGGTCCATCTGGTTCCACTTCTAATGCTGCTGGTGTTTCTTCCTTTACAACTACTACCAAAGTTATTAGCCCAAATACTTCAAACAGCAAACCAaatgttgttattttggGTACTGGTTGGGGTgctatttcctttttgaaACACATCGATGCTTCAAAATACAATGTTACTGTTGTTTCCCCAAGaagtttctttttattcacTCCACTACTACCTTCCTGTCCAGTCGGTACAGTTGACGAAAAGTCCATTATCGAGCCTGTCGTCAGCTTtgctttgaaaaaaaaaaatggtaatgTTTCTTACTATGAAGCTGAAGCTACCTCTATTAACCCAGAAAGAAACACAGTTACTATTAAATCTGTCAACAATGTTTCCAATATTACCGGTGAGTCTAAAGAAGTCAGCACTGGTTTAAAGAAAGATGATACCGCTGAATTGAAATATGATTATTTAGTTTCTGCTGTCGGTGCTGAACCAAATACTTTTGGTATTCCAGGGGTTAAAGAACATGGTTTATTCTTGAAAGAAATCCAACATTCGTTGGcaataagaaaaagatttattgcCAATGTTGAAAAGGCCAACTTATTGCCAAAGGGCGATCcagaaagaaagagatTATTGACCATCGTTGTTGTTGGGGGTGGTCCAACTGGTGTTGAAACTGCTGGTGAACTACAAGATTACGTGGATCAGGATTTAAAGAGGTTTATGCCATCTATTGCTGAGGAAGTCCAAATCCATTTGGTTGAAGCTATGCCAGTTATCTTGAACATgtttgaaaagaaattgaGCTCTTATGCCGCCAGTGTCTTGGAGAAAACCACCATTAAATTACAGTTAAGAACCGCTGTTGGGAAAGTTGAAGCTGATCACTTAATTGCCAAGACTAAGCACGCCGATGGTTCCGTTACTGAACAAAACATTCCATATGGTACTTTGATTTGGGCTACTGGTAACAAGGCTAGACCAATTGTTACtgatttattcaaaaagaTTCCGGAACAAAATGAAAGTAGAAGAGGTTTGGCTGTCAATTCTAATTTATTGGTTAAAGGTTCCAAGAATATCTTTGCTATTGGTGACAATGCTGTTGCAGGTTTTGCACCAACCGCTCAGGTAGCCCATCAGGAAGCTGAATATTTGGCTAaggtttttgaaaaattggcCGCTAAAAATTTGCACAAGGAGTTGTCTACTTCCTCTAAGCCGGAAGttgttttggaaaataatgGTGTTAACccatttaaatatattcacTTGGGTGCTTTGGCTTATTTAGGTGCCGAAAGAGCTATTGCTAACATCACTTATGGTAAACGTTCTTTCTACACAGGCGGTGGTTTGTTTACCTTTTATGTCTGGAGGGTTTTGTATGTCAGTATGATCTTAAGTGCTAGAAGTAGATTTAAGGTTATTTCTGATTGGATTAAGTTAGCTTTCTTTAAGAGAGATTGTTTCAAAGAATTGTAg
- the PTH1 gene encoding aminoacyl-tRNA hydrolase (similar to Saccharomyces cerevisiae YHR189W | PTH1 | Peptidyl-Trna Hydrolase), translated as MSNRKAITKRTITVLTALGNPESTYKNTRHNAGHVVLDSLLQNHLIPRICRNTNNYHWKPWKNGKLHYISALTNNLVFIRSDGLFMNTCGPDIIKFWKELKNALKDRNTGNNDLQINHIVLHDELAKGVGKIQYRDFKTSTRGHNGLKSLLSSCGGNGNPIRFDKIGIGIDRPVERDPRIVADYVLSKFFVDELDILSDKSTLKVLEELEKKGLIPKTKVDFT; from the coding sequence atgtCCAACAGAAAGGCAATCACTAAACGTACAATAACCGTGCTTACCGCATTGGGAAATCCAGAAAGTACATATAAAAACACAAGGCATAACGCTGGTCATGTAGTATTGGATTCTTTGTTACAAAACCATTTGATACCGCGAATCTGCagaaatactaataattatCATTGGAAACCATggaaaaatggaaaattaCACTACATTTCTGCATTAACAAATAATCTAGTTTTCATTAGAAGTGATGGTTTATTCATGAATACATGTGGCCCTgatataataaagttttggaaagaattaaaaaacgCATTAAAAGACAGAAACACTGGGAATAATGATTTGCAAATCAATCATATAGTATTACACGATGAGTTGGCTAAAGGAGTTGGCAAAATACAATATAGGGATTTCAAAACCAGTACAAGAGGTCATAATGGCCtgaaaagtttattaaGCTCGTGTGGTGGCAACGGTAATCCGATTagatttgataaaattggtATTGGAATAGATAGACCTGTTGAAAGAGATCCTAGAATAGTTGCAGATTACGTTTTAAGTAAATTTTTCGTTGACGAATTGGATATTTTGAGCGATAAAAGTactttaaaagttttagaagagttagaaaagaaaggatTGATACCCAAAACCAAAGTAGACTTTACATAA
- the GTR1 gene encoding Rag GTPase GTR1 (similar to Saccharomyces cerevisiae YML121W | GTR1 | GTp binding protein Resemblance), protein MSSLNNKKPSNINQSVTNGGRKKLLLMGRSGSGKSSMRSIIFSNYSAFDTRRLGATIDVEHSHLRFLGNMTLNLWDCGGQDVFMENYFQQQKDHIFQMVQVLIHVFDVESTEVLKDIEIFTRALTLLKKYSPDAKIFVLLHKMDLVQLDKRQELFQIMMSKLRDTSTAYGFPEIVGFPTSIWDESLYKAWSQIVCSLIPNMTQYQKNCKEIANIMECRELILFEKTTFLVVCSNEMKFNGDNNTNGLISQQQHNGLDPKRFEKISNIMKNFKQSSVKMKSSSFKSLIMRNSGIYVCELTSNLMCFIVLKDPSQQEQLVLNNIKRIQKYFS, encoded by the coding sequence atGTCCAGtcttaataacaaaaaaccTAGTAATATTAATCAAAGTGTAACTAATGGTggtagaaaaaaattactattGATGGGTCGCTCAGGTAGTGGTAAATCATCCATGAGATCGATTATCTTTAGCAATTATTCTGCCTTTGATACAAGAAGGTTAGGTGCAACCATTGATGTGGAGCATAGTCATTTAAGATTTTTAGGTAATATGACATTAAATTTATGGGATTGTGGGGGTCAAGATGTTTTTATGGAAAACTATTTTCAACAGCAAAAAGACcatattttccaaatggTTCAAGTATTGATCCATGTTTTTGATGTAGAAAGTACCGAAGTTTTAAAGGATATCGAAATTTTCACTAGAGCTTTAactttgttgaaaaaatattcaccAGATGCCAAAATATTTGTGCTATTGCATAAAATGGATTTAGTGCAGTTGGATAAAAGACAAGAATTATTTCAAATCATGATGAGTAAGTTAAGAGATACTTCTACAGCATATGGATTTCCTGAAATTGTTGGTTTCCCAACTTCCATTTGGGATGAGAGTTTATATAAGGCCTGGTCTCAAATAGTTTGTTCCTTAATACCAAATATGACACAGTACCAGAAAAATTGTAAAGAAATTGCAAATATAATGGAGTGCAGAGAACTAAtactttttgaaaaaaccACATTTCTAGTGGTGTGCTCTAATGAAATGAAATTTAATGGAGATAATAACACTAATGGTTTAATATcgcaacaacaacataaTGGTTTGGATCCTAAAAggtttgaaaaaatatccaacataatgaaaaattttaaacaaagTAGTGTCAAAATGAAAAGTTCATCTTTCAAAAGTTTAATTATGAGAAATTCAGGGATATATGTTTGTGAGTTGACTTCAAATTTAATGTGTTTTATAGTTTTGAAAGATCCAAGCCAGCAAGAACAATTAGTTTTAAACAACATTAAAAGaatccaaaaatatttttcataa
- a CDS encoding uncharacterized protein (similar to Saccharomyces cerevisiae YMR265C | putative protein of unknown function): MTNSKMKATDTKNQNTKSVIKKYNSVSDNFIIASPKTVKKIHIYDFDNTLYNSPAPNPNLLNMTLYNIINSPNHLVNSGWWSESCFLEASIDEWLSSKEKAQKNGLFSPTENGNMGEETINVETLQEDDHLQSMKAENITIINSKDQTPIDNITDSTSVHEPDTCTCVRCNVDAEYWSRNVVQLLRLSLADPETLSIIMTGRKECYFSKLFDKILSNPVFGEKIRVHGVFLKKDGFDSTLKYKTQVLHDLLERYYKNGTLKELIMYDDRINQIKSFKTYLMNAVRDSYPKLVYNVIAVPPSIKYLNICEERLLIEQILAKHNDAVLQTCKDANGNDYCRFQLCETFLGTYYLLTQNSIMDVVGFTVRKIAQDMKILDVSDYAFNPIGICIKIGGILSNKEIAKILGGKEDIVEEDLTKAYSFSSFAEKFNYTKVFKWKLEKFGIHNQTNTLVYEVSAVYDKDTKYRPTLFSSNETTPGKKILLVVGSKRKTKLKLDKDKDDLCNLSIRVKYLDQSRSFNFNPLEMQDEITDWYDVSQYNQTISTIFGHDFTLSVKKIDIESNTNGNVKTIKRVHSNNQNEDNKKI, from the coding sequence atgacaAACAGTAAGATGAAAGCAACCGATACTAAAAACCAGAATACAAAATCAGTaattaaaaagtataaCAGTGTTTCagacaattttattattgcttCTCCAAAAacagttaaaaaaatacatatcTATGATTTTGATAATACTTTATATAATTCACCAGCACCCAATCCAAATTTGCTAAATATGACTTTGTacaatattatcaattCACCTAATCATTTAGTTAACTCAGGTTGGTGGAGTGAATCATGTTTTTTAGAAGCATCTATTGATGAATGGTTGTCttctaaagaaaaagcGCAAAAAAATGGTTTGTTTTCACCCACTGAAAATGGAAACATGGGAGAAGAAACGATTAATGTTGAAACTCTACAGGAAGACGACCATTTACAATCTATGAAGGctgaaaatataacaataataaatagcAAAGATCAGACACCAATTGACAATATCACTGATTCTACCAGTGTTCATGAGCCTGATACATGTACTTGTGTTCGTTGTAATGTTGATGCTGAATATTGGAGCAGAAATGTTGTTCAACTATTGCGTTTGTCGTTAGCAGACCCTGAAACTTTATCCATTATTATGACTGGACGTAAAGaatgttatttttccaaattattCGATAAGATTTTAAGTAACCCAGTTTTTGGTGAAAAAATTAGAGTTCATGGTGTTTTCTTGAAAAAAGACGGATTTGACTCTACACTTAAATACAAGACTCAAGTGTTGCATGATTTATTAGAACGCTATTACAAAAATGGAACATTGAAGGAGCTAATTATGTATGATGATAGAATCAATCAAATCAAAAGTTTCAAAACCTATTTAATGAATGCTGTTAGGGATAGTTACCCTAAATTAGTATATAACGTCATTGCAGTTCCACCAAGcattaaatatttgaatataTGTGAAGAACGATTATTAATTGAACAGATATTAGCTAAACACAATGATGCAGTTCTTCAAACATGCAAAGATGCCAATGGAAATGATTATTGTCGGTTTCAGTTATGCGAAACTTTTTTGGGAACATATTATCTATTAACCCAAAATAGTATAATGGATGTAGTTGGATTTACAGTCCGCAAAATAGCTCAAGACATGAAAATCTTGGATGTATCTGATTATGCCTTTAATCCAATAGGAATTTGTATTAAAATTGGTGGTATATTAAGCAACAAAGAAATTGCTAAAATTCTTGGGGGCAAAGAAGATATTGTAGAAGAAGATTTAACTAAAGCatattcattttcttcttttgcagaaaaatttaattatacCAAAGTATTCAAATggaaattagaaaaatttgGTATCCATAATCAAACAAATACTCTGGTTTATGAAGTAAGTGCTGTCTATGACAAAGATACCAAGTATAGACctactttattttctagTAATGAGACTACTCCtggaaagaaaattttattggTAGTTGGTTCTAAAAGGAAAACTAAATTGAAACTTGATAAGGATAAAGATGATTTATGTAATTTGTCCATCAGGGTTAAATATTTAGATCAAAGTAGatcctttaattttaatccACTGGAAATGCAAGATGAGATAACTGATTGGTATGATGTTTCACAATATAATCAAACGATTTCTACCATTTTTGGACACGACTTTACGCTGAGTGTTAAGAAAATTGATATTGAATCAAATACAAATGGTAACGTTAAAACGATTAAGCGAGTGCATagtaataatcaaaatgaagataacaaaaagatttaa